The sequence cagtcctagtcctaatcccagtccgtctctggtctacttcccggaaaacagcatcgtaaatactaatataggcaaatcgaataggacgtatataaaaaggtatgtgggtatttttaattcatgtctttatttcggcttcgcatgcatatttatcagttttccaggttgatgcgactaaatcgaatataacaatgaaaattactttaaagctctcagcaacagctttcatttgatatttgttatttcgcaatatacatacatactaattttaattgctttttaagtgCCATGTAACCCCACACattagatttaataatttatgtaGTTATAGCATTCAACACTATTATATCATATTTTACAGAATGGTTTacctttttttcttatatttcaatCTGAATGATGTTAACTTAAGTTACTATCTTacgaaaaaagaagaaaaatgaataaaccataaccataatacacacacattctaggggtatccggatacatgttttggcctatatctcgagaacctagtcacccagcggcataaaacttactctgtactaaagcacacatcaacagcttcaatttcttCAATTtcatatccataatgtaaaaacacatcctagtgttaccttgatccacgttttggcctatatctcgagattcttagtcaccaataggtatgaaacctaccctgtactaaagcactcatcaacagcttcaatttgatactgtcacggatattaccacccctaagttatcccatcactaaggcgatgctaaggccatgccaagcagtatttacgttaataatcaaatcaagtatacacatatataaggcagcccagagagatgtcacacacagatgcatttacttatacggctatgtgcgcgcgagagactgttaactacaaacattcacatcaataattcaatctttatgtatctacataaacgaataaataattgcatctacacatatgtacgtatacgagcagcggagcggcaatgcacaaacacatgcatatatcttatctcagtggtcacaagagagggcaataatttgtgcacgtagttgtggctggcgattttgtagccgaaacaactagtaacttctggaaatcgaagagcctagaagtatgcagcgtaaactataaaagcagtgcaggcgagtaagaagtaattcagtttgatttgaattgtcaagcagttacgagtaagacgatatctagcgagcaatagcactattattttgaaagtcagtttcctttaagctatcagtttggttattaagctattcgttgcacaatttgagtgttattgtgaagtattttaataaaggccatttttccattattcaatattggagttatttattcaacagtttagtgattcgaacttagcagaggattgcaaataagaggatttgcaagtaaattcgttacaattggtgtcagaagaggaattgttgaataaattccaaaggacaacaaggacatggcaaagttcggtgaattgaagatccagcaactaaagaaggagttggaaacccgtggattgaatacaagcggcgttaaacttgaacttcaggcacggctacgagaggcaatggaagcagaaggaattgatgtggaagagtatgtctttcaccttgatggggaggagacaacaaaaattgaagagaaaaacgaaacatcgcagacggttaccagcacagatttgaacatgattttggctgcaatatctgctcaaacatcgacagtggcttctcaactggaatcgcaaaagacagatataacatctcaactggcatctcaactagaagaacagaaaaagtatatgtcatctcaactagaagaacagaagacgtatatggtatcccaactggaatcgcaggaaacccgtataacatcacaattggaagaacagaagacacatttggcatctcaactggaagcgcaagaggcacgtatatctgaaatgtcggcacaaatttcggaacaggtatcatcacagctctttgtgaaactggaagaacaggatgcaaaaattttacaactcgaggacaaaattgatgccgaaatagaagcgttaaaaggtcgtatggatcagttacaactaaaccgcccagctgtttcagcgagtaatccaaaggtaaagacaccatcctttgacggttctgttccttttcaggtctttaagctacagtttgagaagaccacagcagtgaaccaatggaatgctgaagataaagttgcagctctgttcgtggcactgaaagggcctgccgcggaaatcttacagaccatcccagagtacgagcggaaccactacgaaacattgatgagcgctttagagagacgttacggaagcgagcataggaaacagatattccaaattgagttgcaaaaccgctaccaaaaagcaaatgagacattgcaggagtttgcttcagatattgaaagattggctcatcttgcaaatgcagacgcacccgtggaatacactgaaagggtaaaaatccagagcttcataaatggcatacgagatgtggaaacgaagcgggctacatatgcgaatccaaaactaacgtttgctgaaacggtatcgcatgcactgactcaggaaacagcctcacttttgagtaagccagcgtacaaagctcatcgtgtggaagtagaaaggccggagtgggtagacacaattttggaagcactaaggggatctcaacagaagaatgc is a genomic window of Eurosta solidaginis isolate ZX-2024a chromosome 4, ASM4086904v1, whole genome shotgun sequence containing:
- the LOC137249433 gene encoding pharyngeal muscle protein 2-like, which translates into the protein MAKFGELKIQQLKKELETRGLNTSGVKLELQARLREAMEAEGIDVEEYVFHLDGEETTKIEEKNETSQTVTSTDLNMILAAISAQTSTVASQLESQKTDITSQLASQLEEQKKYMSSQLEEQKTYMVSQLESQETRITSQLEEQKTHLASQLEAQEARISEMSAQISEQVSSQLFVKLEEQDAKILQLEDKIDAEIEALKGRMDQLQLNRPAVSASNPKVKTPSFDGSVPFQVFKLQFEKTTAVNQWNAEDKVAALFVALKGPAAEILQTIPEYERNHYETLMSALERRYGSEHRKQIFQIEL